A window of Cellulosimicrobium protaetiae genomic DNA:
GCCGCTCTCTCGGCGGTAGCGCTTCGTGCGCGCGACGTTGTCCCCGAGCTTCTCGCTGTACTCGCGCGCGATCTCGCCGCGGATGATCGTTGCGAGTCGCTGCTGGGGGTCGGAGGTGTCTGTCCCGTCGACGCCGAGGATCCGGCGACCCGTGGCCGCGTGCTTCGAGAGCATGGCGCCGAGGGTGTCGGACCCGCGGCGGTCCGCGCGGTCGAGCGCCCAGACGATGACCGTGCGGAAGGAAGCCCCTCGGTCGAGCTCGGCGAGGGCTGCCTCCCACTGAGGGCGAGCCTTGCCGCTCCGCGCGCTAGCCCCTGTCCCCTCGCGCTCCCGGAAGACCCGAACCACCTCGAGCCCTTCCCTCTCGGCCAGGGCCCTTGCCTCGCTCTCCTGCTCGTCGAGGGTCCGGTTGGCGCCGACCTTCCCGCTCGATCGGCGGACATAGATCGCGGCGGCAGATTCGGGGCTCGTCATACCACCATTCTACGACAGTTGGTGGCAAAGTTCAGACTGTCCAAAAGTCGAGGACCACGACCTTCCCGCGCAGGTCGGCGAGGGTCACGTCCCGGCCGCCGGTGTTGAGCCAGCCGCGTCCGACGAGCTCGGACGCGCGGACGCGGGGAAATCGCTCGGTGGTCACGCTCCCCATTGTCGCGCGGCCTCCAACCCTTGACCCACATACCCCTGGTGGGTATATTCGCCATCGTTCGATACCCCGCCGGGGTATCCAGGACGAGGAGGAACACGATGAGCATCGTCGAGATCGAGTACCAGGTGACCGGCATGACGTGCGGCCACTGCGAGATGTCGGTGCGCGAGGAGGTCGAGCAGGTGCCGGGCGTCACCGCGATCGACGTCAGCGCGGCCACCGGTCGGCTCGTCGTCACGGCCGACCAGCCCCTCAACGACGCCGCAGTCGTGGCCGCCGTCGACGAGGCCGGGTACCAGGCGGTGCGGGTGCCATGAGAGCCCCCGCGCGGATCGGGCTGTACGCCGCGGGGCTCGGCGTCGTGTTCGTTGCCTCCGCCGCGATCGCCGGGGCCGTCGTCCCCGAGGGAGCAGCCCCGCCACCGGCCACCTCGCATGCCCCCGAGCAGCACGTCGCCACGGGCGACGCCCCCGAGCAGGAGAGCACGACAGGAGCGGACATGATGCGCGGACTGTCCCTGGAGCAGGACGGGTACACGCTGGGCGCGGTCGAGGCCCCCGGGACCGTGGGCGAGGCCGGAGAGCTGGCCTTCACCCTGGCCGACCCGGCGGGCGAGCCCGTCACGGAGTTCGACGTCGCGCACGAGCAGCGGCTCCACCTGATCGTCGTGCGCTCCGACGGCGCGCACTTCCGCCACGTCCACCCCGTGATGGACGCGGACGGGCGCTGGTCGCTGCCCTGGACCTGGGACGCCGCCGGGACCTACCGCGTCTACGCGGACGCCGCGCCCAGCGCAGGCGACGCCGTCACGCTGACCCGCACGGTCGACGTCGCGGGCGACCTCGCCCCGGCCCGCGCCACCGAGGTGTCCACCACGACGTCGGTCGACGGCTACGACGTCGCGCTCGACGGGCATCTCGAGGCCGGGACGGCCTCCCGGCTGACCGTCGAGGTCACCCACGACGGTCAGCCCGTCACGACGCTCGAGCCCTATCTCGGCGCCTACGGGCACCTCGTCGCGCTGCGCGACGGCGACCTCGCCTACCTGCACGTGCACCCCGAGGGCGACGAGCCGGAGGCGGGCCAGGTCTCGGGCCCGACCGTGTCGTTCGGCGTCGAGGCGCCCACGCCGGGCCGCTACCTGCTGTACCTCGACTTCCAGGTGGAGGGCCAGGTGCGCACCGCGGCGTTCGTCGTCGAGGCGACGGCCGACGGCGCACCCGCGCCGGACGACGCCCCCGCTGCCGGTCACGACCCGGCGACGCACGACCACTGACCTGCACCCCCATGCCCGACAGCACCCTGCCGGGCCGGAAGGAGGACCTCATGACGGCACCGGCCGCCCCACCACCGGGGACGTTCGTCGAGCTCGAGATCGGCGGGATGACGTGCGCCTCGTGCGCTATGCGGATCGAGAAGAAGCTCAACCGCCTCGACGGCGTCACCGCGACCGTGAACTACGCGACGGAGAAGGCGAAGGTCACCGTCCCGGACGGCGTCGACGCCGCCACGCTCATCGCCGAGGTCGAGAAGACGGGGTACACCGCCCAGCTCCCCCGCGTCGAGGACCCCGAGGTCCCCGCACCGGCCGGCACGGACGACGACGATCCCGAGCTCACCACGCTGCGTCAGCGCCTCGTCGGGGCCGTGGTGCTCTCGGTCCCGGTCATCGCGATGGCGATGGTCCCCGCGCTCCAGTTCACGTACTGGCAGTGGGCCAGCCTCGCGCTCGCCGCGCCCGTCGTGGTGTGGGCGGCCTGGCCGTTCCACCGCGCCGCGTGGACCAACCTGCGCCACGGCGCGGCGACGATGGACACCCTCATCTCCGTGGGGACCAGCGCCGCGTTCCTGTGGTCGCTCTACGCGCTGTTCCTCGGCACCGCGGGCGAGCCGGGCATGACCCACCCGTTCACGCTGTCCGTCGCCCCCACCGACGGCGCCGGAAACATCTACCTGGAGGTCGCGGCCGGTGTCACGACCTTCATCCTCGCCGGACGCTACTTCGAGAAGCGGTCCAAGCGGCAGGCCGGCGCCGCGCTGCGCGCCCTGCTCGAGCTCGGCGCCAAGGACGTGGCGGTGCTGCGCGACGGCGCCGAGACCCGCATCCCGATCTCCGAGCTCGCCGTGGGCGACGAGTTCGTCGTGCGCCCCGGAGAGAAGATCGCCACGGACGGCACCGTCGTCGCCGGCACGTCCGCCGTCGACGCGTCCATGCTCACGGGCGAGTCCGTGCCCGTCGAGGTGGGCGAGGGCGACCCCGTCACCGGCGCGACCGTCAACGCGGGCGGGCGGCTGGTCGTGCGCGCGACGCGCGTCGGCGGCGACACGCAGCTCGCGCAGATGGCCCGGCTCGTCGAGGACGCCCAGTCCGGCAAGGCCCGGGTCCAGCGGCTGGCCGACCGCGTCTCCGCGGTCTTCGTCCCGATCGCCATCGCGGTCGCCGTCGGCACCCTGGGCGCCTGGCTCGGGGCGGGCGCGCCCGCCTCCGCGGCCTTCACGGCCGCCGTTGCGGTGCTCATCATCGCGTGCCCGTGCGCCCTCGGCCTCGCCACCCCGACGGCGCTGCTCGTCGGGACGGGACGCGGCGCGCAGTTGGGCGTCCTCATCAAGGGACCCGAGGTGCTGGAGTCCACCCGGACCGTGGACACGGTCGTGCTCGACAAGACAGGGACCGTGACGACGGGCGTCATGACGCTGACCGACGTCGTCACCGGAACCGGCGTCGACCGCGCGGAGCTCCTGCGCCTCGCCGGGGCGCTCGAGGACGCGTCCGAGCACCCGGTCGCCCGGGCCGTCGCGCGGGGCGCGGCCCAGGAGGTCGGGACGCTGCCCGCGCCCGAGGACTTCACCAACGTCGAGGGCAAGGGCGTGCAGGGCGTCGTCGAGGGGCACGCCGTCCTCGTCGGCCGCGAGTCCTTCCTCGCCGAGTGGGCGCAGCACCTCCCGCGCGACCTCGCCGACGCCAAGGCCCGGGCCGAGGAGCAGGGCGGCACGGCCGTCGTCGTCGGCTGGGACGGGCGCGCCCGCGGGATCCTCGTGGTGGCCGACGCGGTCAAGCCCACGAGCGCCGAGGCGATCCGCCAGCTCCGCGCGCTCGGCCTCACCCCGGTGCTCCTCACCGGCGACAACGCGACCGTCGCGCGCCGGATCGCGGCCGAGGTCGGCATCGCCGAGGTCATCGCGGAGGTCATGCCGCGCGACAAGGTCGACGTCGTCAGCCGGCTCCAGGGCGAGGGCAAGGTCGTCGCGATGGTCGGCGACGGCGTGAACGACGCCGCAGCCCTCGCCCAGGCGGACCTGGGCCTGGCCATGGGGACGGGCACGGACGTCGCGATCGAGGCGGCCGACATCACGCTCGTGCGGGGCGACCTCCGCTCCGCGGCCGACGCGATCCGCCTGTCCCGACGCACCCTGGGCACCATCAAGGTGAACCTGTTCTGGGCCTTCGCCTACAACGTCGCCGCGATCCCGCTCGCCGCGCTCGGCTTGCTCAACCCCATGCTCGCCGGCGCCGCGATGGCGTTCTCCAGCGTCTTCGTCGTGGGCAACAGCCTGCGCCTGCGGTCGTTCCGCAGCCGAGCCACGAGCCCGGACCCGACGACCACCACCTCGACAGCGTCGGCCGCTCGGCTCGCCGGCGTCTGACCCCCCACCCCGACCGACGATTCTCCAGGAGGCCTCTGCATGTGCCAGCACCACGACGACGCCCGGCCGCACCACGACGAGCACGCCGATCCGGCCGGCGCGTGCCACGCGCACGCCTCGACCCCGGCCGTCTCCGTGCCGGACGACGACCTCGCCGAGTGCCCCGTCATGCCCGGCAGCACGACCATGAAGGCGCACGCCGAGGCGGCCGGGCTCGTCCGTGACCACGAGGGCGTCCGCTACTGGCTGTGCTGCTCGTCGTGCGGCCCGCGCTTCGACGCCGACCCGGCCCGCTACGCCCGCGCCTCGTGACCCGGTTGACCCCGGTTTGACCCGGTGACGCGGCGACCCGGCCCGGTGCCGCCCGCAGGCGCGGCGCCGGGCCGCGGTGCGTGCGACGACCGGCCCTGCCGTGCCGCGAGAGGCCGGCTCGGGCTCGGGGAGTCGCGGGGCTCAGACGCGTGACGCGGTGACGTCCCCGACGACGCGGACCTCGACCTCCACGCCGTCGACGGTCTCGGGGACGTCGACGTCGTCGGAGGTCACGTTCACGCGCAGCAGCCAGTCGTCGACGACGTCCTGCGCCCGCGGTCCGCGCACGGGCGCGCCCGACGCGTCGGCGCGGGCGATCCCGACGCCGGTCACGCCGTCGAGGCCTGCCAGCTCGTCGCGGAGCGCGGCCTTGGCCTCGCGGGCTCGTTCGAGGGTCGCCACGGCGAACCACCTCCCGACCTCATTGTGCGCCCGTCGGGGCGTTCGCGGCAGGGCCAGGAGTCCGTGCCGGGCGCCGTCAGGCGAGCAGCGTCGCGCCGAGGCGCTCCAGCACGGTCCCGATCGGGTTGCAGTACGTGAGCCCGGTGCCGTTCGCGCCGCCCGTCTCCGACCCCGCGAACAGCAGCCCGAGCGCGACCCCGTCCTCGCGGTACACGAGCGACCCCGAGTCGCCGCCGCGCGAGAACGGCCCGTCGCCCGTCGACTCGACCTCGATCTGGTCGTCGAACCGCAGCGCGCCGAGGCCGTCGCCGTACCCGACGACGACGTCGTCGAGCTCGATCGCCGTGACCCGGCCGCCGGTGACGCCCGTGGTCCGGCCGGACTTGCCCACCGCCTCGCCACCCAGCGCGACCGCGGTCTCCGTGATGCGCCCGACGGGGTACTCCGGGTCCACGGCGGGTTCGTCGAGGAGCGCGACGGCGGCGTCGACGGTCTGCGTGACTCCCGCCTCCAGGGGGACGAGCGCCGCGAGCGTGCCGACGCGGTCGTCGGGCGCGCTGCCGCCGTCGGCGGGGCCGGGCTGCACGACGACGTCCCCGGCCCGGGCGGACGGCGACCCCGCGAGCACGTGCCAGTTCGAGAGCGCGTAGACCGATGCGGCGTCTGCGCCCGCCACGGGCGGCTCGGCGACGCGCACGAACGCGCCGAGCGTCCCCGCCGTGACGTCCACGTGGGCGATCGAGACGCCCGGACGCAGCGGCCGCACCCGGCCCGTCTCCCCGGTCGCGTACGCGGTGACGACCGGCGGGCGCAGGCCCGGTCCGCTCTCGCCCGGGCTCCCACCGCTCCGACCGGCCGCGGCAGCGACGAGCGGGCGGATCCGCCCCGTGCGTCGCACGTCGACCGTGTCCCCCGCCTCCGACGCGACCTTGCGCGCGATGCTGCGTGCGGTCGGCACGCCCAGCCGGTACCGGACCGCGATGGCGTACCCGCCGTCGTCGTGCGGGGCGAGGCCGATCGCGAGGGTGGGCGCGCGCACGACCTCCGCGGCGTCGGGCACGTCGCGCGCCTCGATCGCCGCACCGGACCGCTCCGCGAGCTCGCGCGCGTAGTCCGCGAGCTGCGACTTGATCTCCCGTGCCTTCTGCTGGTCCATCGGTGCACTCCCCTCGCCCGACGGACGGCTCCCGCCGTCCGCGTCCTGCCGAGCGAGTCTGACGGCAGCCGCCCACACCCGCACCGCGCCACGCCGACGACCCGTCAGGCGCGCAGGAGCTGCTCCACCCGCACCGACCGGCGGCGGGCGACGACGAGCGTCGTGACCGCGACGGACGCGAGGCCCCAGAGGATCAGCACGACGGCGTCGCCCGCTCCCCCGGCAGCGCCCGGGTCGACGATCGACGTGAGCAGGCGGAGCGCCGAACCTACCGGCAGGGCGTCACGCAGGCCGGTGAGCACCGTCGGGACGGTCGCGACGATGCCGGTCGCGACGAGCAGCACCGCGACGAGCAGGCTGAGCGCCCGACCCACGTTGCCGAGCAGCGCCGCGAGCGCCTGGTTGAGCGCGACGAAGACGACCGACGCGAGCGCCCCGACCGCGAGCAGCCCGATCCAGCCGCCCACGCTCGCGCCCTCGACCGCGGCGAGGACGCCGCCGACCACGAGGCCCGTCGCCGCGGCGATCCCCGCCGGCAGCGCGAGGGCGGCGAGCGCGAGCCGCCCGGCGGTGCGCGTCGACCCGAGCAGCTTCGCGGGCACGGGCGGGAACGCGACGAAGATCGCGAGCGCCCCGAGCCACAGCGCGAGGACGGCGAACAGC
This region includes:
- a CDS encoding heavy-metal-associated domain-containing protein; this translates as MSIVEIEYQVTGMTCGHCEMSVREEVEQVPGVTAIDVSAATGRLVVTADQPLNDAAVVAAVDEAGYQAVRVP
- a CDS encoding heavy-metal-associated domain-containing protein, with the protein product MRAPARIGLYAAGLGVVFVASAAIAGAVVPEGAAPPPATSHAPEQHVATGDAPEQESTTGADMMRGLSLEQDGYTLGAVEAPGTVGEAGELAFTLADPAGEPVTEFDVAHEQRLHLIVVRSDGAHFRHVHPVMDADGRWSLPWTWDAAGTYRVYADAAPSAGDAVTLTRTVDVAGDLAPARATEVSTTTSVDGYDVALDGHLEAGTASRLTVEVTHDGQPVTTLEPYLGAYGHLVALRDGDLAYLHVHPEGDEPEAGQVSGPTVSFGVEAPTPGRYLLYLDFQVEGQVRTAAFVVEATADGAPAPDDAPAAGHDPATHDH
- a CDS encoding heavy metal translocating P-type ATPase — its product is MTAPAAPPPGTFVELEIGGMTCASCAMRIEKKLNRLDGVTATVNYATEKAKVTVPDGVDAATLIAEVEKTGYTAQLPRVEDPEVPAPAGTDDDDPELTTLRQRLVGAVVLSVPVIAMAMVPALQFTYWQWASLALAAPVVVWAAWPFHRAAWTNLRHGAATMDTLISVGTSAAFLWSLYALFLGTAGEPGMTHPFTLSVAPTDGAGNIYLEVAAGVTTFILAGRYFEKRSKRQAGAALRALLELGAKDVAVLRDGAETRIPISELAVGDEFVVRPGEKIATDGTVVAGTSAVDASMLTGESVPVEVGEGDPVTGATVNAGGRLVVRATRVGGDTQLAQMARLVEDAQSGKARVQRLADRVSAVFVPIAIAVAVGTLGAWLGAGAPASAAFTAAVAVLIIACPCALGLATPTALLVGTGRGAQLGVLIKGPEVLESTRTVDTVVLDKTGTVTTGVMTLTDVVTGTGVDRAELLRLAGALEDASEHPVARAVARGAAQEVGTLPAPEDFTNVEGKGVQGVVEGHAVLVGRESFLAEWAQHLPRDLADAKARAEEQGGTAVVVGWDGRARGILVVADAVKPTSAEAIRQLRALGLTPVLLTGDNATVARRIAAEVGIAEVIAEVMPRDKVDVVSRLQGEGKVVAMVGDGVNDAAALAQADLGLAMGTGTDVAIEAADITLVRGDLRSAADAIRLSRRTLGTIKVNLFWAFAYNVAAIPLAALGLLNPMLAGAAMAFSSVFVVGNSLRLRSFRSRATSPDPTTTTSTASAARLAGV